The Meiothermus sp. CFH 77666 genome has a window encoding:
- the topA gene encoding type I DNA topoisomerase, with product MPDSTLIVVESPAKAKSIQKMLGAGYEVRASKGHVADLPERDLGVDIEADFTPQYEIKKDKQPVVDDLKKAARGKRVLIATDPDREGEAIGWHVARLLGLNPQNPLRVEFHEITPKVVRAAVQQPRPIDQRLVDAQQARRVLDRLVGYQLSPVLSMEFRRRALSAGRVQSVALRLLVEREQEIEAFVPQEYWTIEGQFKSEGQPFKAMLYSVNQERVQSGEKYLITNEAQAQAIVRQAQAIQNYRISSIERRERRRNALPPFITSTLQQAASSRLGWTASRTMRVAQRLYEGVDLPEGTVGLITYMRTDSTRVSQEALTEVRQFIPSHFGSSYLPDKPNIYAGKKAANAQDAHEAIRPTSVTRTPDSIRKYLEDEEFKLYQLIWQRFVASQMTPAIFDQTTVNVTGNELVFRAVGSVLKFDGYLRVYGREEGDDAENLLPPLRENAAASLLSVKPEQHFTEPPPRFTDASLVKVLEEMGIGRPSTYAPTIETLERRNYLERSGKSLKPTPLGREVTGYLVQSFPDVVAYDFTAQLENRLDDIEAGKAAWPKVVREFYEPFLKDYNKVPQKLCPKCGRPLELRVSRFGQFLGCTGYPECKYTERLEIKKEPEPIGETCPSCQQGQLVRRHGRYGAFISCNRYPECTYTRDEAPSTGIECPKCHAGEVVQKTSKRGKPYYRCNNQSCDFLVFDPLVPEKCPICGWNEMAKGRSGKRACSNPSCERYGGPDLKALNERRAEREGKGKAKRKRGEKTTRPSATWADLEPLIAQLGLPSDQAEVARRTQGQQKAVAAVAKELNLPEETALKLFRQAMFKLRMEYGKSKAAREGEGPKVKARAKGKAQKPKPSQPSATWADLERFIGQAGLTAEQSEIARRSKGQQKAVAEVAKAMGKSEEEALKLFRQAMFKLRMEYGKARKETVGA from the coding sequence ATGCCGGATTCGACCCTGATTGTTGTAGAATCGCCTGCCAAGGCCAAGAGCATTCAAAAGATGCTAGGGGCAGGCTACGAGGTACGGGCCAGCAAGGGCCACGTAGCCGATCTGCCCGAACGCGACCTGGGTGTGGATATTGAAGCCGACTTCACACCGCAGTACGAAATTAAAAAGGATAAGCAGCCGGTGGTGGATGACCTCAAAAAAGCCGCCCGGGGTAAGCGGGTGCTCATCGCCACCGACCCCGACCGCGAAGGCGAAGCCATTGGTTGGCATGTGGCCCGGCTGCTGGGGCTGAACCCCCAAAACCCCTTACGGGTAGAGTTCCACGAAATTACCCCCAAGGTGGTGCGGGCGGCGGTACAACAACCTCGGCCCATTGATCAGAGGCTGGTGGATGCCCAGCAGGCCCGGCGAGTGCTGGATCGGTTGGTAGGCTATCAGCTTTCGCCGGTGCTCAGCATGGAGTTTCGGCGTAGAGCGCTGTCGGCGGGCCGGGTGCAGTCGGTGGCACTCAGGCTACTGGTGGAGCGTGAGCAGGAAATTGAAGCCTTTGTGCCGCAAGAGTACTGGACCATTGAGGGGCAGTTCAAATCGGAGGGCCAGCCCTTTAAGGCCATGCTTTACAGCGTGAACCAGGAGCGTGTTCAAAGCGGCGAAAAGTACCTCATCACCAACGAGGCCCAGGCCCAGGCAATCGTCCGTCAAGCGCAGGCCATCCAGAACTACCGGATTAGCAGCATCGAGCGTCGTGAACGCCGCCGCAACGCCCTCCCACCCTTTATCACCTCCACCCTCCAGCAAGCCGCCAGCAGCCGCCTGGGCTGGACGGCCAGCCGCACCATGCGGGTTGCCCAGAGGCTCTATGAAGGGGTGGATCTGCCCGAGGGCACGGTGGGCCTTATCACGTACATGCGTACCGATTCGACGCGGGTCTCGCAGGAAGCCCTCACCGAGGTGCGGCAGTTCATCCCCAGTCACTTCGGATCCAGCTACTTACCCGACAAACCCAACATCTACGCGGGCAAAAAGGCCGCCAATGCCCAGGATGCCCACGAGGCCATCCGCCCTACCTCGGTTACCCGAACCCCCGATTCTATCCGGAAGTACCTGGAAGACGAGGAGTTCAAGCTCTACCAGCTCATCTGGCAACGCTTTGTGGCCTCGCAGATGACCCCTGCAATTTTCGACCAGACCACCGTAAACGTGACCGGCAATGAGCTGGTCTTCCGAGCGGTGGGGTCGGTGCTGAAGTTTGATGGCTATCTGAGGGTTTACGGGCGCGAGGAAGGCGACGATGCGGAGAACCTGCTGCCCCCCTTGCGAGAGAACGCTGCGGCCAGCCTGCTAAGCGTCAAGCCGGAACAGCACTTTACCGAGCCACCTCCCCGCTTCACCGACGCCAGCCTGGTCAAGGTACTCGAGGAAATGGGCATCGGGCGGCCTTCGACCTATGCCCCGACTATTGAAACCCTCGAGCGCCGCAACTACCTCGAGCGTTCCGGCAAATCGCTCAAACCCACACCGCTGGGGCGCGAGGTGACGGGCTACCTGGTGCAGAGTTTCCCCGACGTGGTGGCCTATGACTTCACGGCCCAGCTCGAAAACCGCCTCGACGACATTGAGGCCGGCAAAGCTGCCTGGCCCAAAGTGGTACGGGAGTTTTACGAGCCCTTCCTGAAGGATTACAACAAGGTTCCCCAGAAACTTTGTCCGAAGTGCGGGCGTCCGCTGGAGCTGCGGGTCTCGAGGTTCGGTCAGTTCCTGGGCTGCACCGGCTATCCTGAGTGCAAGTACACCGAACGACTGGAAATCAAGAAGGAACCCGAGCCTATCGGTGAGACCTGTCCGTCCTGCCAGCAGGGGCAACTGGTTCGACGCCACGGGCGCTATGGCGCTTTCATTAGCTGTAACCGCTACCCCGAATGCACATACACCCGCGACGAAGCCCCTTCCACCGGTATTGAGTGCCCCAAGTGCCATGCAGGCGAAGTGGTGCAAAAAACCAGCAAGCGGGGCAAACCCTATTATCGCTGCAACAATCAGAGCTGCGACTTCCTGGTTTTTGATCCGCTGGTGCCCGAAAAGTGCCCCATCTGCGGCTGGAACGAGATGGCCAAAGGCCGCTCGGGTAAGCGAGCCTGCTCCAACCCCAGTTGCGAGCGCTATGGCGGCCCCGATCTGAAAGCCCTGAATGAGCGTCGGGCCGAGCGTGAAGGGAAGGGCAAGGCCAAGCGCAAGCGTGGCGAAAAAACCACCAGACCCTCGGCCACCTGGGCCGACCTCGAGCCCCTAATCGCCCAACTCGGCCTCCCGTCCGACCAGGCCGAGGTTGCCCGGCGCACCCAGGGCCAGCAGAAGGCCGTTGCTGCGGTGGCTAAAGAGCTCAACCTCCCCGAAGAAACCGCCCTCAAGCTCTTCCGCCAGGCCATGTTCAAGCTGCGCATGGAGTACGGCAAAAGCAAAGCCGCCCGCGAGGGAGAAGGGCCCAAGGTGAAGGCCAGAGCCAAAGGTAAGGCCCAAAAACCCAAACCTAGCCAACCCAGTGCAACCTGGGCCGACCTCGAGCGTTTCATCGGCCAGGCCGGTCTGACCGCCGAACAAAGCGAAATCGCCCGCCGCAGCAAGGGGCAGCAAAAAGCCGTGGCCGAGGTTGCCAAAGCCATGGGCAAATCGGAGGAGGAAGCCCTCAAACTCTTCCGCCAGGCCATGTTCAAGCTGCGCATGGAGTATGGCAAAGCCCGCAAGGAAACCGTCGGGGCCTGA
- the lipA gene encoding lipoyl synthase: MSKLKTIQLEDFQHGGLIELKVIPNGVAQERPEPVDRHKPAWLRATVPTGPNYQHLKELTKRLRLSTVCQEAMCPNIGECWGHGTMTIMVLGSVCTRACKFCAVDTGNPRGWVDPQEPLHVAQAVAEMRLKYVVLTSVDRDDLPDGGASHFAEVVRQIKRLDASVKVETLTPDFQGNLRDVETVLGGGQDVFANNLETVRRLTPRVRDPRAGYDQTLRVLEHAKKVRPEVLTKSSLMLGLGETDDEIRQAMRDLRAVGVDIVTFGQYLRPTKHHLPVERYVTPEEFAKYRDWGYEEGFMEVFSGPLVRSSYRAEKVFFEAVKAE; the protein is encoded by the coding sequence ATGAGCAAACTCAAAACCATACAGCTCGAGGATTTCCAGCACGGCGGCCTGATCGAACTCAAGGTCATCCCCAACGGGGTTGCCCAGGAACGCCCGGAACCCGTAGACCGCCACAAGCCCGCCTGGCTCCGCGCCACCGTCCCCACCGGCCCCAACTACCAGCACCTCAAGGAGCTGACCAAGCGCCTGCGCCTCAGCACCGTCTGCCAGGAGGCCATGTGCCCCAACATCGGCGAGTGCTGGGGTCACGGCACCATGACCATCATGGTGCTGGGGAGCGTGTGTACACGGGCCTGCAAGTTCTGCGCGGTGGATACCGGCAACCCCAGGGGCTGGGTGGATCCCCAGGAGCCCCTGCACGTGGCCCAGGCGGTAGCCGAGATGCGCCTGAAGTACGTGGTGCTGACCTCGGTAGACCGCGACGACCTGCCCGACGGCGGGGCCTCGCACTTTGCCGAAGTGGTGCGGCAAATTAAGCGGCTCGATGCCTCGGTCAAGGTCGAAACCCTCACCCCGGACTTCCAGGGCAACCTGCGCGACGTGGAAACCGTGCTGGGGGGCGGCCAGGACGTGTTTGCCAACAACCTCGAGACCGTCCGCCGCCTGACCCCCAGGGTCCGCGACCCCCGGGCCGGCTACGACCAGACCCTGCGGGTACTCGAGCACGCCAAAAAGGTGCGCCCCGAGGTGCTCACCAAGTCCAGCCTGATGCTGGGCCTGGGAGAAACCGACGACGAGATTCGCCAGGCCATGCGCGACCTGCGGGCCGTGGGGGTGGATATCGTAACCTTCGGGCAGTACCTGCGCCCCACCAAACACCACCTGCCCGTCGAGCGCTACGTGACGCCGGAGGAGTTTGCCAAGTACCGCGACTGGGGTTATGAAGAGGGCTTTATGGAGGTCTTCAGCGGCCCCCTGGTACGCAGCTCCTACCGCGCCGAAAAGGTGTTTTTTGAGGCTGTAAAGGCCGAGTAG
- a CDS encoding L-threonine 3-dehydrogenase, with the protein MTPVLVTGALGQVGSELVPALRSRYGVDQVLATDLLSGAPDHPSLGGPFEQLDCTDGVALRGVLERYRIKAIYHLAAILSARAEAEPQLAWRVNMEGLYNVLEAARQVGAQVFVPSSIAAFGPSTPHDPTPQDTIQRPNTLYGVTKVAGELLCDYYAQRFGLDVRGLRYPGLVSYTAPPGGGTTDYAVEIFHHALIKGQYTCFLGPDTRLPLMYMPDAIRATLELMQADPAKLRHRNAFNIAAFSSTPAELAAEIQKHRPDFKVFYAVDPVRQAIAESWPHTLDDSAAREEWGWRPQFDLRGMTQDMLEKLSARILQREA; encoded by the coding sequence ATGACACCGGTTTTGGTCACGGGCGCGCTGGGCCAGGTGGGTTCAGAGCTGGTTCCGGCGCTGCGGTCACGCTACGGAGTGGATCAGGTACTGGCCACCGATTTGCTAAGCGGCGCACCCGACCACCCTTCGCTGGGGGGCCCCTTCGAGCAACTGGACTGTACCGACGGGGTAGCGTTGCGAGGGGTGCTCGAGCGCTACCGTATTAAGGCCATCTACCATCTGGCCGCCATTCTTTCAGCCAGGGCTGAAGCCGAGCCCCAGCTAGCCTGGCGGGTCAACATGGAGGGGCTTTACAACGTGTTGGAGGCAGCGCGGCAAGTGGGAGCACAGGTCTTCGTGCCCAGCTCGATTGCAGCTTTTGGTCCCAGTACCCCCCACGACCCCACGCCCCAGGACACCATCCAGCGCCCTAACACCCTCTATGGCGTGACCAAGGTAGCGGGCGAGTTGCTGTGCGACTACTATGCCCAGCGTTTTGGCCTGGACGTGCGGGGCCTGCGCTATCCTGGCCTGGTCTCCTACACCGCACCCCCGGGTGGGGGTACCACCGACTACGCAGTGGAAATTTTTCATCATGCACTTATAAAGGGCCAGTACACCTGCTTCCTGGGACCCGATACCCGGCTACCCCTGATGTACATGCCCGACGCCATTCGGGCGACTTTGGAACTGATGCAGGCCGACCCCGCGAAGCTCCGCCATCGCAACGCCTTCAACATAGCGGCCTTTAGCAGCACGCCCGCCGAACTTGCCGCCGAGATTCAGAAGCACCGACCTGACTTCAAGGTGTTCTACGCGGTAGACCCGGTTCGCCAGGCCATTGCGGAGTCCTGGCCGCATACCCTGGACGATAGCGCCGCACGCGAAGAGTGGGGCTGGCGGCCCCAGTTCGACCTGAGGGGCATGACCCAGGACATGCTGGAAAAGTTATCCGCACGCATTTTGCAAAGGGAGGCTTGA
- a CDS encoding NYN domain-containing protein translates to MDRVAVFIDGSNLYKGLVSTLGTDYRLDFVAFVSALAAGRSLLRAYYYNAPLPSEDPAAKAHQSFLNYLKRVPYVMVRLGRLERRGEGFIEKGVDIQIAIDMLKLAYADAYDVAVLVSGDGDFAEVLKVIQDMGKQAENTTFQVLSSYRLAQQADKYFPLDELPWERLRARSFEAEAFPFQD, encoded by the coding sequence ATGGATCGGGTGGCGGTGTTTATTGATGGCAGCAACCTGTATAAAGGTCTGGTTTCCACGCTGGGAACCGACTATAGGCTGGATTTTGTCGCTTTCGTCTCAGCGCTAGCGGCGGGGCGTTCGTTATTGCGGGCGTACTACTACAATGCACCCTTGCCCAGCGAAGACCCAGCGGCCAAGGCTCATCAGAGCTTTTTGAACTACCTGAAGCGGGTGCCCTATGTGATGGTACGGCTGGGTCGGCTGGAGCGCCGGGGCGAGGGTTTTATTGAAAAGGGTGTGGATATCCAGATTGCCATAGATATGCTCAAACTGGCCTACGCCGATGCCTACGATGTGGCGGTACTGGTTTCGGGCGACGGCGATTTCGCCGAGGTGCTTAAGGTCATTCAGGATATGGGTAAGCAGGCCGAGAACACCACTTTCCAGGTGCTCTCATCGTACCGCCTCGCCCAGCAAGCCGATAAATATTTTCCTCTGGACGAACTTCCCTGGGAGCGTCTGCGGGCCAGGAGCTTTGAAGCCGAGGCTTTTCCGTTCCAGGACTAA
- a CDS encoding peptidylprolyl isomerase, which yields MKIKTHWVIRFEYVLRINGEVVDRSPAGHPLTVLTGFAPSLPLGLEAALVGKAPGAYHWVVPPEQACGPYDPARRVVVERRQLPEEPRLGAVFTAESEDGQTLLYRVVAVEGDVVTLDANHRWAGQTLEYDVTIHAVRPAERDEVAHGHVHGEGGVIHEL from the coding sequence GTGAAAATCAAGACGCACTGGGTTATTCGCTTTGAATACGTTTTGCGGATCAACGGCGAGGTCGTGGATCGCAGCCCAGCAGGCCATCCCCTTACCGTCCTGACCGGTTTTGCCCCGAGCCTGCCCCTGGGGCTGGAGGCAGCCCTGGTGGGCAAAGCACCCGGTGCGTACCACTGGGTCGTGCCACCGGAACAGGCCTGTGGCCCCTACGACCCGGCCAGGCGGGTCGTGGTGGAGCGTCGGCAGTTGCCCGAAGAACCCCGGTTGGGCGCTGTATTCACGGCTGAAAGCGAGGATGGACAGACTTTGCTGTACCGGGTGGTAGCTGTGGAGGGCGATGTGGTCACGCTTGACGCCAACCACCGATGGGCGGGCCAAACCCTGGAGTATGACGTGACTATCCATGCAGTTCGGCCCGCCGAGCGGGATGAGGTGGCCCACGGCCACGTGCATGGGGAGGGTGGGGTGATTCACGAGCTGTAG
- a CDS encoding acetyl-CoA hydrolase/transferase family protein — protein sequence MELISRTGKALGRSEVEKVYQSKLVDLELAAGLVKSNSRIFVSGNAATPTPLLEALAKRKDELVNVELVHVLQLGSDPFLAPEMEGHFRRRSLFVGPADREAVNSGRADYVPISLHQVPWLFKRGVLPLDYALVQVSPPDEFGFVSLGVEIIATKAAVENARRVIALVNPQMPRTLGDTFVHVSKFAAFVEVDFPLPVLPRDTFGEVEARIGQYVADLIDDGCTLQMGIGAIPDAVLANLTGRQDLGIHTEMVSDGVMEALEKGIVTGQRKSLLPGKVVGTFVLGSERLYRFVHNNPLFEMRPADWVNNPFVVARNDNMIAINSALEVDLTGQVCADSIGTRIYSGFGGQLDFIRGAAASNGGKPIIALPSSGKNNTFSRIVPLLKTGAGVVTTRADVHYVVTEYGVAELFGKSLRERAQALISIAHPNFREELSKAAFERGLLPHNYPGFSSTR from the coding sequence ATGGAACTGATTTCACGTACGGGTAAAGCCCTCGGGCGGAGTGAAGTAGAGAAGGTTTATCAAAGCAAGCTGGTTGACCTCGAGCTGGCCGCAGGGCTGGTCAAGAGCAACTCGAGGATCTTCGTCTCGGGCAACGCCGCCACCCCCACTCCCCTCCTGGAAGCCCTGGCGAAACGCAAAGATGAACTGGTAAACGTGGAGCTGGTTCACGTGCTCCAACTGGGCTCCGACCCCTTCCTGGCTCCTGAGATGGAGGGCCACTTTCGCCGCCGTTCCCTGTTCGTAGGCCCCGCCGATCGGGAAGCCGTCAATAGCGGGCGGGCCGACTACGTGCCCATCTCGCTGCATCAGGTTCCGTGGCTATTCAAGCGGGGGGTTTTGCCGCTCGATTATGCCCTGGTGCAGGTCTCTCCCCCGGATGAATTTGGCTTTGTAAGCCTGGGCGTGGAAATTATTGCAACCAAAGCGGCGGTAGAGAATGCCCGGCGGGTTATTGCCCTGGTGAACCCACAAATGCCCCGTACCCTGGGAGACACCTTTGTGCATGTTTCCAAATTTGCAGCCTTTGTTGAGGTAGACTTCCCGCTACCGGTGTTGCCTCGAGACACTTTTGGAGAGGTAGAGGCCAGAATTGGCCAGTATGTGGCCGACCTGATTGATGATGGCTGTACCTTGCAGATGGGTATTGGGGCCATCCCCGATGCCGTGCTGGCCAACCTGACCGGACGGCAAGACCTTGGTATCCACACCGAGATGGTTTCCGATGGCGTGATGGAAGCCCTGGAAAAAGGCATCGTGACCGGGCAGCGTAAGAGCCTGCTGCCGGGCAAGGTGGTGGGTACCTTCGTGCTCGGTTCCGAACGGCTTTACCGCTTCGTCCACAACAACCCCCTCTTCGAGATGCGACCCGCCGATTGGGTCAACAACCCCTTTGTAGTGGCTCGCAACGACAACATGATTGCCATTAACTCTGCCCTCGAGGTTGACCTCACCGGTCAGGTCTGCGCCGACTCCATCGGCACCCGCATCTACTCCGGCTTCGGCGGACAGCTCGACTTCATCCGAGGAGCAGCGGCCAGCAATGGCGGCAAGCCCATCATCGCACTGCCCAGTAGCGGCAAGAACAACACTTTTAGTCGCATTGTCCCGCTGCTAAAAACCGGTGCAGGGGTTGTGACAACCAGGGCCGATGTCCACTATGTTGTGACCGAATATGGGGTAGCCGAGCTTTTTGGCAAGAGCCTGCGCGAGCGGGCCCAAGCCCTTATCAGCATTGCCCACCCCAACTTCCGCGAAGAACTCAGCAAAGCCGCTTTCGAGCGTGGGCTGCTTCCCCATAACTACCCGGGTTTTTCATCCACAAGATGA
- a CDS encoding DUF3054 domain-containing protein, whose product MSSAVKTRKSARLLAWGDAICIVLFAIIGLQSHGEPVSLSGIVRNALPILLVWWLIAPFLRTYTRPTWQNLLYTWAIAVSTGVWLRFMVLQKSFDTGYLVFWTVSLATTLLLLLLWRFAAHRMLHSKEAFPR is encoded by the coding sequence ATGTCCAGCGCCGTAAAAACCCGCAAATCCGCTCGCCTGCTGGCCTGGGGCGATGCAATTTGTATCGTGCTTTTTGCCATCATCGGCCTGCAAAGCCATGGCGAGCCGGTAAGCCTTTCCGGTATCGTCCGCAACGCACTGCCCATACTGTTGGTCTGGTGGCTTATTGCACCGTTTCTGCGTACCTACACCCGGCCCACCTGGCAAAACCTGCTCTACACCTGGGCCATTGCGGTCAGCACCGGGGTCTGGCTGCGTTTCATGGTTTTGCAAAAATCTTTCGATACTGGCTACCTGGTCTTCTGGACGGTCAGCCTTGCAACAACCCTTTTGCTGCTCTTGTTATGGCGGTTTGCGGCACACCGTATGCTTCACTCCAAAGAAGCCTTCCCGAGGTAA
- a CDS encoding pyridoxal phosphate-dependent aminotransferase family protein: MPLSRLTPVLRQSVEALEREGRRKGYEAVVVGVLPPEGARGPRYLLEGYGAKPFLRMNSNSYLGLSGHPALKKAEEEAIERFGVGPGAVRFISGTYKTHVELERHLADFHHREAAMIFSSAYATVLSVVVPLTTDQTVLISDELNHNCIINAVRLARPLEKMVYRHLDLHDLEQALQKAAALRARRVLVLTDGVFSMRGSHAPLAEISALVQQYDSQFAENALLVVDDSHGVGAFGPTGRGTEEYTATRADILIGTLGKAFGVNGGYVVGPSDLIAYLRETSPMYIYSNPITPGEAAAARAALELLQALEGQERLRHLQAMTQRFRQGLLSLGYESFPGAHPVVPLVLRDRALTNRLVGYLREHGVLATAIVYPVVPKGEDSIRFQVSAEHTQADIDEVLGILQAFKHDVLGT, encoded by the coding sequence ATGCCGCTAAGTCGCTTGACACCGGTGTTGCGCCAGAGTGTGGAGGCCCTCGAGCGAGAAGGCCGCCGCAAGGGGTATGAAGCGGTGGTGGTGGGGGTCTTGCCTCCAGAGGGTGCTCGAGGGCCGCGCTATCTGCTGGAAGGATATGGGGCCAAGCCTTTCCTGCGCATGAACTCCAACAGTTATCTGGGGCTGTCAGGGCACCCCGCCCTCAAGAAGGCCGAAGAAGAAGCCATCGAGCGCTTTGGGGTGGGGCCGGGGGCGGTGCGCTTTATCAGTGGCACCTATAAGACGCATGTGGAGCTCGAGCGGCATCTGGCCGATTTCCACCACCGCGAGGCCGCCATGATTTTCTCTTCGGCCTACGCCACAGTGCTGAGCGTGGTGGTGCCCCTGACCACCGACCAGACCGTGCTCATCAGCGACGAGCTCAACCACAACTGCATCATCAATGCGGTGCGTCTGGCGAGGCCCCTGGAGAAAATGGTCTACCGGCACCTCGATCTGCACGACCTGGAACAAGCCCTGCAAAAGGCCGCTGCACTTCGGGCCCGGCGGGTGCTGGTTCTGACCGATGGGGTTTTCAGTATGCGCGGCTCCCATGCGCCGCTGGCGGAAATATCCGCACTGGTGCAGCAATACGATAGCCAGTTTGCCGAGAATGCCCTGCTGGTGGTGGACGACTCGCACGGGGTGGGCGCTTTTGGCCCCACAGGCCGGGGAACCGAAGAATACACCGCTACCAGGGCCGACATCCTGATCGGGACGCTGGGCAAGGCCTTTGGGGTGAATGGGGGATATGTGGTCGGCCCCAGCGACCTGATCGCCTATTTGCGGGAAACCTCGCCTATGTACATCTACTCTAACCCCATCACCCCAGGTGAGGCTGCTGCCGCCAGGGCCGCGCTGGAACTGCTACAAGCCCTCGAGGGTCAGGAGCGCTTGCGCCACCTGCAAGCCATGACCCAGCGATTTCGCCAGGGGCTTCTTTCCCTGGGCTACGAGTCTTTTCCGGGGGCGCACCCGGTGGTACCGTTGGTGCTGAGGGATAGAGCCCTGACCAACCGTCTGGTTGGCTATTTGCGAGAACATGGCGTTCTCGCCACTGCCATCGTGTATCCAGTCGTACCAAAAGGCGAAGACTCCATCCGTTTCCAGGTTTCTGCCGAACACACCCAGGCCGATATAGATGAAGTGCTAGGTATTTTGCAGGCGTTCAAGCATGATGTCCTGGGCACCTGA
- the lipB gene encoding lipoyl(octanoyl) transferase LipB — translation MSAAFEVERLGLLPYRQAWEYQKQVHAEVVAGKRKPTLLLLEHPRTITLGRAAKPENLLLSEAQYQAQGIELFSIERGGDVTYHGPGQLVGYPIFPVGRQVRGFLRQLEQVIMQVASTYGIETYATPGYAGVWIRKPAPVAGWPDIEEKLCAFGVAVKQDVALHGFALNVNTHLDDFNLIVPCGLKDKGVTSLQKILGREVSMNEVMERVIQAFEQHFPSFEPQQTATKELA, via the coding sequence ATGAGTGCCGCCTTCGAGGTGGAGAGGCTGGGCCTGCTGCCCTATCGCCAGGCCTGGGAATATCAGAAACAGGTTCATGCCGAGGTGGTGGCCGGGAAGCGCAAACCCACCCTGCTGCTACTGGAGCACCCCCGTACAATCACCCTGGGACGGGCTGCCAAGCCGGAGAACCTGCTTTTGAGCGAGGCGCAGTACCAGGCCCAGGGCATTGAGCTTTTTAGCATCGAGCGCGGGGGCGACGTCACCTACCACGGCCCCGGCCAGCTGGTGGGCTACCCCATCTTCCCCGTGGGGCGACAGGTACGGGGGTTTTTGCGGCAGCTCGAGCAGGTCATCATGCAGGTGGCCAGCACTTACGGCATCGAGACCTACGCCACACCGGGCTACGCCGGGGTCTGGATTCGCAAACCTGCGCCCGTGGCGGGCTGGCCCGATATCGAAGAAAAACTCTGCGCCTTTGGGGTGGCGGTCAAGCAGGATGTGGCCCTGCACGGCTTCGCCCTCAATGTGAACACCCATCTGGACGACTTCAACCTGATTGTGCCCTGTGGCCTGAAGGACAAAGGTGTAACCTCGCTCCAGAAAATCCTGGGCCGGGAAGTTAGCATGAACGAGGTGATGGAGCGGGTCATTCAGGCCTTTGAGCAACATTTCCCATCGTTCGAGCCCCAGCAGACAGCTACCAAGGAACTGGCATGA
- a CDS encoding GTP-binding protein, giving the protein MTQFQKRIPVSVIGGFLGAGKTTLVNHLVGSGHHRFGIIVNEFGETGIDGSLIENVDTDGIAELSNGCLCCVGREDLVSALFKIISRKDKPDYILIELSGLADPVPVAQTVMDPFTRTKFELDGIIGVADARNLEQTLRDGPEGAVQLAYASTVVLNKTDLATPEQVAEAENLIRKINPLAQIYSTAQSRVSPQDVLHRRAFDLDWKPPHHAHLHTPNVQTFTLTAERLLERQKVNEFIDQYLISRPDAVFRAKGFLSVKGFDKQVLYQSVREIFSLEQSKEPATAPSRLVVIGRGLNQFEYEEAFQALQVR; this is encoded by the coding sequence ATGACGCAGTTTCAAAAGCGCATCCCGGTCAGCGTGATTGGCGGTTTTTTAGGGGCCGGCAAGACCACCCTGGTCAATCATCTGGTCGGCAGTGGCCATCACAGGTTTGGAATTATCGTCAACGAGTTTGGCGAAACCGGCATTGACGGCTCGCTCATTGAGAATGTGGACACCGACGGCATCGCCGAGCTGTCCAATGGCTGTTTGTGCTGTGTGGGGCGCGAAGATCTGGTTTCTGCTCTGTTCAAAATTATCTCGAGGAAGGACAAGCCCGACTACATCCTGATTGAGCTCTCGGGCCTGGCCGACCCGGTGCCGGTAGCCCAGACCGTAATGGATCCGTTTACTCGCACGAAATTCGAGCTAGACGGCATCATTGGGGTGGCCGATGCCCGCAACCTCGAGCAAACCCTGCGCGACGGCCCCGAGGGCGCCGTTCAGCTCGCCTACGCCAGCACAGTGGTGCTCAACAAAACCGACCTGGCCACCCCCGAACAGGTGGCCGAGGCCGAAAACCTCATCCGGAAAATCAACCCCCTGGCCCAGATTTACAGCACGGCCCAGTCCAGGGTGAGCCCACAGGACGTCCTGCACAGGCGGGCTTTTGACCTGGACTGGAAACCGCCCCACCACGCACACCTCCACACGCCCAACGTACAGACCTTCACCCTGACGGCTGAGCGTCTGCTCGAGCGCCAGAAAGTAAATGAGTTTATTGACCAGTACCTCATCTCCAGGCCCGATGCGGTTTTCCGCGCCAAGGGGTTCCTCAGCGTGAAGGGTTTTGATAAACAGGTGCTCTACCAGTCGGTGCGGGAAATCTTCAGCCTCGAGCAATCCAAAGAGCCCGCAACCGCCCCCTCGCGTCTGGTGGTGATTGGCCGGGGCCTGAACCAGTTCGAGTACGAGGAAGCCTTCCAGGCCCTGCAAGTTCGGTGA